In Chengkuizengella sediminis, one DNA window encodes the following:
- a CDS encoding HAD family hydrolase, which translates to MSIKAVIFDLDDTLLWDERCVKEAFEVTCESVKEQYGIDPMKLEDAVRQEARALYETYKTFEFSKNIGINPFEALWGNFNDENEHFSHLKKIAPEYRKEAWTRGLKVMGIEDLQLGQKLGELFPSERRARSYVYDETYPTLDKLKGKHKLMLLTNGSPDIQNEKLTALPKLTPYLDQVMVSGSFGQGKPSPAIFEHAMNLLGIEPHEGIMVGDNLKTDIKGALSVGMKCVWINRNNIEPSVEIKPDFEIKELNELHGIIQSINSNVSS; encoded by the coding sequence ATGAGTATTAAAGCCGTGATTTTTGATTTGGATGATACCTTGCTTTGGGATGAGCGTTGTGTAAAAGAAGCTTTTGAGGTTACTTGTGAGTCAGTGAAAGAACAATATGGTATTGATCCAATGAAGTTAGAGGACGCAGTACGTCAAGAAGCTAGGGCCTTGTATGAAACTTATAAAACTTTTGAATTCAGTAAGAATATTGGCATCAATCCCTTTGAAGCTTTATGGGGGAATTTTAACGATGAGAATGAACATTTCAGTCATTTAAAAAAAATAGCACCTGAGTATCGTAAAGAAGCTTGGACAAGAGGGTTAAAAGTGATGGGGATTGAAGATCTTCAGTTAGGTCAAAAACTTGGTGAGTTATTTCCAAGTGAAAGAAGAGCAAGATCTTACGTATATGATGAGACCTATCCAACTTTAGATAAATTAAAAGGAAAACATAAGTTAATGTTACTAACCAACGGATCTCCAGATATTCAAAATGAAAAACTTACTGCCTTACCAAAATTAACTCCGTATTTGGATCAGGTTATGGTATCAGGCAGTTTTGGTCAAGGGAAACCATCACCCGCTATATTTGAACATGCAATGAATCTTTTAGGAATTGAACCACATGAAGGCATTATGGTAGGAGATAATCTTAAAACTGACATTAAAGGTGCTCTAAGCGTAGGAATGAAATGTGTATGGATTAACCGTAATAACATAGAGCCTTCAGTTGAAATTAAACCAGATTTTGAAATTAAAGAATTAAATGAATTGCATGGCATAATCCAATCTATTAATAGTAACGTATCTTCATAA
- a CDS encoding aldo/keto reductase, which translates to MEHRLLGRSGLAVSKLCLGTMTFGNTTSEKDSIDMMHRFLDRGGNFLDTADVYVQGKSEEIVGKAIKDRRSEVVLATKVRFQTGKDLNSVGLSRKHIMDGVEASLKRLNTDYIDLYQVHVWDEFTPVEETLRALDDLVSSGKVRYIGCSNFLAWQLMKSLCYSDFNRFVRYISIQPQYSLVSREMDREVLPLCIEENVGVMPWAAIGSGFLSGKYSKGVQPTEGRLHKAMGESSWENRNTEKNWEILNTVIEIAKQKGATPSQVALNWLLDKKGITSPIFGANTLEQFEENMGTLEWKLTTDEWNKLDEVSALAEEYPIRFIDKFKRTLNV; encoded by the coding sequence ATGGAGCATCGGTTACTTGGGAGAAGTGGTTTAGCAGTGTCGAAATTATGTTTAGGTACAATGACGTTCGGTAATACAACGAGTGAAAAAGATTCGATTGATATGATGCACCGCTTTTTAGATAGAGGAGGTAACTTTTTAGATACAGCAGATGTATACGTACAAGGGAAATCAGAAGAGATTGTTGGAAAAGCCATAAAAGATCGTCGTTCTGAAGTGGTGTTGGCAACAAAAGTAAGATTCCAAACAGGTAAAGATTTGAATAGTGTTGGACTATCTCGTAAACACATTATGGATGGTGTTGAAGCTAGCTTAAAGCGATTAAATACAGATTATATCGATCTCTATCAGGTTCACGTATGGGATGAATTCACACCTGTAGAAGAAACGTTAAGGGCTTTAGACGACTTAGTAAGCTCTGGTAAAGTAAGGTACATAGGATGTTCCAACTTTTTAGCATGGCAATTAATGAAATCCTTATGTTATAGTGATTTTAATAGATTTGTTAGATATATATCCATCCAACCTCAGTATAGTCTTGTAAGCAGAGAGATGGATCGAGAGGTTTTACCTTTATGTATTGAAGAAAATGTCGGTGTTATGCCTTGGGCTGCAATTGGAAGCGGCTTTTTATCAGGAAAATATTCTAAAGGTGTACAACCTACGGAAGGAAGACTTCATAAAGCAATGGGTGAATCTTCTTGGGAAAATCGAAATACGGAAAAAAATTGGGAGATACTCAATACTGTCATTGAAATTGCTAAACAAAAGGGAGCTACACCTTCACAAGTAGCTTTAAATTGGCTGCTTGATAAAAAGGGTATCACTTCACCTATATTTGGCGCAAATACATTAGAGCAATTTGAAGAAAATATGGGAACGTTAGAGTGGAAGTTAACCACGGATGAATGGAACAAACTTGATGAGGTCAGTGCGCTTGCTGAAGAATATCCAATTCGATTCATCGATAAGTTTAAACGAACATTAAACGTCTAA
- a CDS encoding DUF896 domain-containing protein — protein MNNDQINRINELARKKKTVGLNAQEVEEQKKLRQEYLKSFRKNFRSQLDNIEIVDDEKN, from the coding sequence ATGAACAACGATCAAATCAACAGAATTAACGAGTTAGCTAGAAAGAAGAAAACAGTTGGCTTGAATGCACAAGAGGTTGAGGAACAGAAAAAATTACGTCAGGAATATTTAAAATCCTTTAGGAAAAACTTTAGATCACAACTAGATAATATAGAAATTGTAGATGATGAAAAGAACTAA
- the pyrH gene encoding UMP kinase yields MNLYKRVLVKLSGGALADPNGNNFGADRLEHIANEILSISDNGVEVSIVVGGGNIFRGNLASVWGIDKVEADNIGTLGTIINSLMLRGVLKSKTNKDVRVMTSIPITAVAEPYIHLRAVQHLEKGYVVIFGGGNGQPFVTTDYPSAQRAIETNSDAILVAKQGVDGVFTSDPYLNKEAEMYRNLNYNDVITNNIKVMDQSALLLARDHKLPVHIFNFDKPEAMKKICEGQNIGTSINDEDTKFY; encoded by the coding sequence ATGAATTTGTATAAACGAGTATTGGTAAAATTAAGCGGAGGTGCACTTGCGGATCCGAATGGAAATAATTTTGGTGCAGATCGTTTAGAACACATAGCCAATGAAATATTATCTATCTCAGATAATGGGGTTGAAGTATCCATCGTTGTCGGTGGTGGAAACATATTCAGAGGAAATTTGGCATCTGTATGGGGAATAGATAAAGTAGAAGCAGACAATATTGGTACACTAGGAACAATTATCAATAGTTTAATGTTAAGAGGTGTGTTAAAGAGCAAAACAAATAAAGATGTTCGTGTTATGACCTCAATTCCAATAACAGCTGTAGCAGAACCTTACATCCATTTAAGAGCAGTTCAACATCTAGAAAAAGGGTATGTAGTTATCTTCGGAGGAGGAAATGGACAACCTTTCGTTACAACAGATTATCCAAGTGCGCAACGTGCAATAGAAACGAATAGTGATGCTATATTAGTTGCTAAACAAGGAGTGGATGGAGTTTTTACAAGTGATCCCTATCTGAACAAAGAGGCAGAAATGTATAGAAACTTAAACTATAACGATGTTATTACTAATAACATAAAAGTAATGGACCAGTCTGCTTTATTATTAGCACGAGATCATAAACTCCCCGTTCATATATTTAATTTTGATAAACCTGAAGCAATGAAGAAGATATGTGAGGGTCAGAATATAGGAACTTCTATAAATGATGAGGATACTAAATTTTATTAA
- a CDS encoding DNA glycosylase AlkZ-like family protein has translation MDKISLSKAKARDFLISYQGLKPSNQFSGKQGIIDFIHRVGCIQFDPLNVVGFNQELVLQSRIYNFCTHMLQELLYKERVLLDGWDKNMSIYLTEDWPCFSRFRALKREQLKNVKEVQAIRHDVISIIKEKGPVSSKDLSYNQIVDWPWAPTRLSRAALESLYFAGDLIIYNKDRTRKMYDVTDRNLPEQLLLKEDPNKTFEQYVDWYVMRRIGAIGLLWDRSGDAWLGIRGIKSSDRKMSLQRLIEAGKLIEVTIHGISNKFYMRKTDESFLTKHSGGQSYASIIAPLDNLIWDRKLIKELFEFEYIWEVYKPVNERSYGYYVLPILHNDRFIARFEPVKDKKKKVLMIKNWWWEPGFTVSEQLKFDLKTCFERFIRYLGVEQILADSNLIEEKNLGWLVDEK, from the coding sequence ATGGACAAAATATCATTATCAAAAGCAAAAGCACGCGACTTTCTTATTTCATATCAAGGTTTGAAACCTTCAAATCAATTTTCGGGTAAACAAGGAATCATTGATTTTATTCATCGTGTTGGATGCATTCAATTTGATCCATTGAATGTAGTAGGTTTTAACCAAGAGTTAGTGTTGCAATCCAGAATTTATAATTTTTGTACTCACATGCTTCAAGAATTGTTATACAAAGAACGGGTTTTATTAGATGGATGGGATAAAAACATGTCAATTTATCTTACTGAGGATTGGCCCTGTTTTTCAAGGTTTAGAGCTTTGAAGAGAGAACAATTAAAGAATGTAAAAGAAGTGCAGGCAATTCGTCATGATGTAATAAGCATAATAAAAGAAAAGGGACCGGTATCTTCGAAAGATTTATCATATAATCAAATTGTCGATTGGCCGTGGGCACCTACTCGATTATCTAGAGCTGCCTTAGAAAGTTTATATTTTGCAGGAGATTTAATTATTTATAATAAGGATAGAACACGTAAAATGTATGATGTTACAGATCGAAATCTTCCTGAGCAATTGTTATTAAAGGAAGATCCAAATAAAACGTTTGAGCAATATGTAGACTGGTATGTAATGAGGCGTATAGGAGCGATTGGTCTATTATGGGATAGATCAGGGGACGCATGGTTAGGGATTAGAGGAATTAAAAGTTCTGATCGTAAAATGTCCTTACAACGATTAATTGAGGCTGGGAAATTAATTGAAGTAACAATACACGGAATATCTAATAAATTCTATATGAGAAAAACAGATGAAAGCTTTCTAACAAAACATAGTGGTGGTCAAAGTTATGCTTCAATTATTGCACCACTTGATAATCTGATATGGGATCGAAAGTTAATTAAGGAACTCTTTGAGTTTGAATATATATGGGAAGTTTACAAACCTGTAAATGAACGTAGTTATGGTTATTATGTACTACCAATTTTACATAATGATCGGTTTATAGCAAGGTTTGAACCAGTTAAAGATAAAAAGAAAAAAGTTTTAATGATTAAAAATTGGTGGTGGGAACCTGGGTTTACGGTTTCAGAACAATTAAAGTTTGATTTAAAGACGTGTTTTGAGAGATTTATACGTTATTTGGGTGTAGAACAAATACTTGCAGATTCTAATTTAATTGAAGAAAAGAATTTAGGATGGTTAGTTGATGAAAAATAA
- a CDS encoding LysM peptidoglycan-binding domain-containing protein encodes MHLIYTSNAIDTKKAVQLKVQNKSTILRKKVLFILIITVIVTIGLMFGTILNVFASENTVTVQLQDEQTIQIHVKPGDTLWSIAKSYVPKEVDIRYFISKIKEENQLQNSNIIIGQALLIPNVEL; translated from the coding sequence ATGCATTTAATTTATACAAGTAATGCCATAGATACAAAAAAAGCAGTACAGCTAAAAGTTCAAAACAAATCAACTATTTTAAGAAAAAAGGTACTATTTATTTTAATTATCACTGTGATTGTAACAATTGGATTGATGTTTGGAACGATCTTGAATGTTTTTGCATCCGAAAATACGGTAACTGTTCAACTTCAAGACGAACAAACTATACAAATTCATGTAAAACCTGGAGATACATTATGGAGTATTGCTAAGAGCTATGTACCCAAAGAAGTGGACATCCGATATTTTATTTCTAAGATTAAAGAGGAGAATCAACTACAAAATAGTAATATCATTATAGGACAAGCCTTGTTGATTCCTAATGTTGAATTATAA
- the lexA gene encoding transcriptional repressor LexA, which translates to MNKLSTRQQSILDFIKEEVQKKGYPPSVREIGEAVGLASSSTVHGHLERLEKKGFIRRDPTKPRAIEILDEENPTIATSSIAQVPLIGKVTAGLPILATENIEEYFPLPNHYVGDYNVFMLQIVGESMIEAGIHDGDYVIVRQQQSANNGEIVVAMTEDNEATVKRFFKESNHFRLQPENSTMEPILLNEVSILGKVVGLFRDIS; encoded by the coding sequence TTGAACAAGTTATCTACTAGGCAACAATCAATATTAGATTTTATTAAAGAAGAGGTGCAAAAAAAAGGCTACCCTCCATCCGTTCGTGAAATTGGAGAAGCAGTAGGTTTAGCATCCAGTTCTACAGTACATGGCCATTTGGAAAGATTAGAAAAAAAAGGGTTTATTCGTAGAGACCCTACAAAACCACGTGCTATCGAAATATTAGATGAGGAAAATCCTACTATCGCTACTTCTTCCATAGCACAAGTACCTTTGATTGGAAAAGTTACCGCTGGTCTTCCAATTCTTGCTACAGAAAATATAGAAGAGTACTTTCCACTTCCAAATCATTATGTCGGAGATTACAATGTTTTCATGCTTCAGATTGTTGGAGAAAGCATGATTGAGGCTGGAATTCACGATGGCGATTACGTTATCGTAAGGCAGCAGCAATCCGCAAATAATGGTGAAATTGTGGTTGCCATGACCGAAGACAATGAAGCAACCGTCAAGAGATTTTTTAAAGAATCCAACCATTTTAGACTACAGCCTGAAAATTCAACAATGGAGCCAATTTTACTCAATGAAGTTAGTATATTAGGCAAAGTAGTGGGATTATTTAGAGACATTAGTTAA
- a CDS encoding HNH endonuclease signature motif containing protein, which yields MCNNLTREAYCDEHKKECNQYYDRYMRDKKSKTFYQSKEWRTVRQQALTRDRNLCQHCLKQRQITPADMVDHIVPVKVDWSLRLDLSNLQSLCNSCHNKKTAEER from the coding sequence ATATGTAATAACCTTACAAGAGAAGCTTATTGCGATGAACACAAGAAAGAGTGCAACCAATACTATGATAGATATATGAGAGATAAGAAGAGTAAAACATTCTATCAAAGCAAGGAATGGAGAACTGTAAGACAACAAGCATTAACTAGAGATCGTAACCTATGTCAGCATTGTTTAAAACAAAGACAAATCACACCAGCAGATATGGTGGATCACATTGTGCCAGTCAAAGTGGATTGGTCATTAAGGTTAGACCTAAGTAATCTACAATCATTATGTAATAGCTGTCATAACAAAAAGACAGCAGAAGAGAGATAA
- a CDS encoding DUF3797 domain-containing protein has translation MKRYAVCEDCGSQYVANGEGTLFIDDKLFKRTCKCVKDHVIIQYVITLQEKLIAMNTRKSATNTMIDI, from the coding sequence ATGAAACGGTATGCAGTTTGTGAAGATTGTGGGAGTCAGTATGTTGCAAATGGCGAAGGGACATTGTTCATAGATGACAAATTATTCAAAAGGACATGTAAATGTGTAAAAGACCATGTAATCATCCAATATGTAATAACCTTACAAGAGAAGCTTATTGCGATGAACACAAGAAAGAGTGCAACCAATACTATGATAGATATATGA